One Panicum virgatum strain AP13 chromosome 9K, P.virgatum_v5, whole genome shotgun sequence genomic region harbors:
- the LOC120651026 gene encoding BTB/POZ and MATH domain-containing protein 1-like isoform X1 codes for MDSPASLTLPDRSGLYLCDSTSCRLAMSISTSSVGSSGAPPQPSSRSSITAAAATGKHQLKISSYSLTTAVPRGAHIKSSNFQAAGYSWYINYFPNGCGRLLKRACGYVSLQLVLDGAAAAAGAVKAQFTLSLLNQTGQPVPETVRKSPVHNLAGGWWFHRFIKKEELERPFRGLLRDDAFTLQCEVVVLDRFRAVKTAPFVEVPPPDLPRHLGELLLSGEASDVTLQAGGVRFDAHRCVLAARSPVFKAELLGSMREGTSNCDIHIEDMEPRVLKAVLQFMYTDALPEVDKKEEAAMSQHLLEAADRFNLQRLKLLCEDKLCGCIDTGSVVTTLVLAEQHGCQGLKEKCFEFLKSTGLSAVMATDGFNHLASSCPTVLEELMSKLTLH; via the exons ATGGATTCCCCTGCTTCCCTTACGCTCCCTGATCGATCGGGACTCTACCTTTGCGATTCTACCAG CTGCAGGCTCGCAATGTCGATCTCGACCTCTTCCGTCGGCAGTAGCGGCGCGCCCCCGCAGCCTTCGTCCCGCTCCTCCATCACCGCTGCCGCGGCCACCGGCAAGCATCAGCTCAAGATCTCCAGCTACTCGCTCACCACGGCGGTGCCCCGCGGCGCCCACATCAAGTCCTCTAATTTCCAGGCCGCCGGCTACAGCTGGTACATCAACTACTTCCCCAACGGCTGCGGCCGCCTGCTCAAGCGCGCCTGCGGCTACGTCTCCCTGCAGCTCGtcctcgacggcgccgccgccgccgccggggccgtcaAGGCGCAGTTCACCCTCTCCCTGCTCAACCAGACCGGCCAGCCCGTCCCGGAGACCGTGCGCAAGAGCCCTGTGCACAATCTCGCCGGCGGGTGGTGGTTCCACAGGTTCATCAAGAAGGAGGAGCTGGAGCGCCCCTTCCGGGGGCTCCTCAGGGACGACGCCTTCACGCTCCAGTGCGAGGTCGTCGTCCTCGACAGGTTCCGCGCGGTGAAGACGGCGCCCTTCGTGgaggtgccgccgccggacctgcCGCGCCACCTCGGGGAGCTGCTCCTGAGCGGGGAGGCCTCCGACGTCACGCTCCAGGCCGGCGGGGTGAGGTTCGATGCCCACCGGTGCGTGCTCGCCGCGCGATCGCCGGTGTTCAAGGCGGAGCTCCTCGGCTCCATGAGGGAGGGCACCAGCAACTGCGACATACACATCGAGGACATGGAGCCACGCGTGCTCAAGGCCGTGCTGCAGTTCATGTACACCGACGCGCTGCCGGAGGTGGACAAGAAAGAAGAAGCGGCCATGTCGCAGCATCTGCTTGAAGCGGCCGACAGGTTTAACCTCCAGAGGCTGAAGCTCTTGTGCGAGGACAAGCTGTGCGGGTGCATCGACACGGGCTCGGTGGTGACCACCCTCGTGCTGGCCGAGCAGCACGGCTGCCAGGGGCTCAAGGAGAAATGCTTCGAGTTCCTCAAGTCCACAGGTCTGAGTGCGGTCATGGCAACCGATGGCTTCAACCACCTGGCAAGTAGCTGCCCCACCGTGCTGGAGGAACTCATGTCCAAGCTCACTCTTCACTGA
- the LOC120651026 gene encoding BTB/POZ and MATH domain-containing protein 1-like isoform X2, with protein MSISTSSVGSSGAPPQPSSRSSITAAAATGKHQLKISSYSLTTAVPRGAHIKSSNFQAAGYSWYINYFPNGCGRLLKRACGYVSLQLVLDGAAAAAGAVKAQFTLSLLNQTGQPVPETVRKSPVHNLAGGWWFHRFIKKEELERPFRGLLRDDAFTLQCEVVVLDRFRAVKTAPFVEVPPPDLPRHLGELLLSGEASDVTLQAGGVRFDAHRCVLAARSPVFKAELLGSMREGTSNCDIHIEDMEPRVLKAVLQFMYTDALPEVDKKEEAAMSQHLLEAADRFNLQRLKLLCEDKLCGCIDTGSVVTTLVLAEQHGCQGLKEKCFEFLKSTGLSAVMATDGFNHLASSCPTVLEELMSKLTLH; from the coding sequence ATGTCGATCTCGACCTCTTCCGTCGGCAGTAGCGGCGCGCCCCCGCAGCCTTCGTCCCGCTCCTCCATCACCGCTGCCGCGGCCACCGGCAAGCATCAGCTCAAGATCTCCAGCTACTCGCTCACCACGGCGGTGCCCCGCGGCGCCCACATCAAGTCCTCTAATTTCCAGGCCGCCGGCTACAGCTGGTACATCAACTACTTCCCCAACGGCTGCGGCCGCCTGCTCAAGCGCGCCTGCGGCTACGTCTCCCTGCAGCTCGtcctcgacggcgccgccgccgccgccggggccgtcaAGGCGCAGTTCACCCTCTCCCTGCTCAACCAGACCGGCCAGCCCGTCCCGGAGACCGTGCGCAAGAGCCCTGTGCACAATCTCGCCGGCGGGTGGTGGTTCCACAGGTTCATCAAGAAGGAGGAGCTGGAGCGCCCCTTCCGGGGGCTCCTCAGGGACGACGCCTTCACGCTCCAGTGCGAGGTCGTCGTCCTCGACAGGTTCCGCGCGGTGAAGACGGCGCCCTTCGTGgaggtgccgccgccggacctgcCGCGCCACCTCGGGGAGCTGCTCCTGAGCGGGGAGGCCTCCGACGTCACGCTCCAGGCCGGCGGGGTGAGGTTCGATGCCCACCGGTGCGTGCTCGCCGCGCGATCGCCGGTGTTCAAGGCGGAGCTCCTCGGCTCCATGAGGGAGGGCACCAGCAACTGCGACATACACATCGAGGACATGGAGCCACGCGTGCTCAAGGCCGTGCTGCAGTTCATGTACACCGACGCGCTGCCGGAGGTGGACAAGAAAGAAGAAGCGGCCATGTCGCAGCATCTGCTTGAAGCGGCCGACAGGTTTAACCTCCAGAGGCTGAAGCTCTTGTGCGAGGACAAGCTGTGCGGGTGCATCGACACGGGCTCGGTGGTGACCACCCTCGTGCTGGCCGAGCAGCACGGCTGCCAGGGGCTCAAGGAGAAATGCTTCGAGTTCCTCAAGTCCACAGGTCTGAGTGCGGTCATGGCAACCGATGGCTTCAACCACCTGGCAAGTAGCTGCCCCACCGTGCTGGAGGAACTCATGTCCAAGCTCACTCTTCACTGA